In the genome of Paenibacillus pabuli, the window GCATCAGATTGAAACCATTTTGCTGGCGGACGAGGACCGTTTGATTCGATTGGAAGATGTAGAGGGGATCAATGAGGAGATTTCCTGTCTGCTGCTAGAACTGCCACAGCGCGAGATTGGTGGACAATTGCCGGCCTATGAAGAACTGGAAGCAATCTCGGCCTATTGCCGTGAACGCGGGATCAAGCTTCATCTGGACGGGGCACGCCTGTTCGAAATCACGCCTTATTATCAGAAGACACCAGCAGAGATTTGCAGTCTGTTTGATAGTGTCTACGTATCTTTCTACAAAGGCATTGGAGGCATCGCTGGGGCTATATTGGCAGGGGATACGGATGTCATGCAAGAATCGAAAATATGGAAGCGTCGGCACGGCGGCGATCTGATCGGCCTATATCCCTACATTCTCAGTTCTCAATATTATTTCAATGAACGAATTGGCAAAATGGAGCTTTATTACGAGCAGGCCAAGGAACTGGCTTCCTTGTTGAATGCGTGCCACGGTATAACTACATTGCCAGAAGTGCCCGTCTCCAATATGTTTCACGTACATATTCCGTTAGCCCAAGCTGAGGTGGAGCATATTCTGGCATCTATGACTCAGCAATTCGGCATAGGGCTTACCTCATATTTGCAACAGACCAGTGAACAGAGTTGTGCCTTTGAACTCTCAACGGGGGATCGTTATTCGAATGTTCCCAAGGACAAGCTTCGTTTAGCGTTGGAATGGCTGGATGGAGAGCTGCGTAAACAGGTGAACTAATAATGTTATGCTCATAATGCCTTATCCATTTCTGGATAAGGCATTTTTTTCAGGCATAACAGGAAAGGCGACGAAAAGTACTTTAATGAATTCATGACGATGCTGGCTGAATCAGCCATATGGGTTCAGGAGCAGATGAAATAAATCAGCGAACCGATTGCTCCTGCATGTATTTGCGATAGAGGGCAGGCGTAATCTCCTCGAATTTTTTGAATATTTTGATAAAATAACCCGATTCATTGAACCCCAGTTCATCGCTGATCTGCGACACGGGCATGTCTGTAACCTCCAGCAATTGTTTGGCCCACTTGATTTTGAGCCGTGCTATATAGGTTGTTAAGTTCTCGCCCGTTTCCTTGGCAAACAGTCTGCTGAAATAACTTGGACTCAGGTGGCACAGATCAGCCATTTGTTTAAGTGAAACCTGCTCACTTTTGTGACTGTGAATGTATTCAAAAGCAGGCTGGAGCACCGGACTGGAGCTCTCTGTATCACTTGGACTGTTTTTGAGATAGGCATCTGCAATCGCATTGGTCATTTCTTTTTTGATGGACTCAATATTACGGATGGAGTATCCAGGCAGAATGGTGGACAGATTCAGTGACTCCTGATGACCCGAAGCTTTCTCGAACATCTCCACAAGCAGATTTTTATTGAGCGCTTCCTCTACAATATAGTTACAGAGTAAAGAAAGCATATTAGAGATTTTTACAACCTCTTCATAGGTCATGACAGGCAGCTGGTCATAATCGTCCTGTAATTCCTTTAGCTTTGCAGCATGCATAGGCACGTTCTTGGATGTGACGATCTGTTCCAAATCTGTCCCTTTCTCCGGATCAGCGAGCTTCACTTGTCCTGCCATTACTGCACCGATATATTTCCCATCAATCGTGATTGGAATCGCGATATCCACGATATTGAAATGACACAGGTAGACATAAGGTTCATTCAATCGAACCGCTTCCAGCCCACCACGGGAATCACATTTCTGGCAGTAGGGAAGCAGTTCGGGATCTTTACGAACATTTTGGCAAAAGGCCTGGCAGCTGCTATGGCTGGTTACGGGAATGCCTTTATAGTCGACGGTTAGAATGGCCAGCTTGGTTACGGTGGCAAGAGAATCCTGTAGACGCTTCCATTTATTCAAATCAAGGATTTTATTAATATGCAGATACTCTTTAATCATGGGTAACCCTCCATAGCTAACCTGATGAATGATTTCGTTCGTTAAAAGTTAGCAAGTTGTACATATTAAGATGAGTTAATGACGGGTAATGTATAGATGATGTCAAAATTAAACCATCGCATGACAATAAGATACCATGATTCCGTTGAAAAGCAAAAAATTACGATTGCAAATTATAATTATTTGTTATCAAAGTCCACTGTAAACCTCACATGCATGGTATATATTTAGGTTAATTGTGAGCATTTAAAATTTAATGTATAAGTCCATCCAAGAATTACATCAGGTTAACTTATATCATCCATAGGAGGTCTATATCATTATGAGAAAAGCATTTATTAGTCCAACGAAATATGTACAAGGTGAAGACGAATTGTTGAACCTCGGTTACTTTGTGAAATCCTTTGGTGAATCTGCCTTGCTGATCGCACATCCGGATGATGTACAGCGTGTAAAGGCGAAGCTTGATGCAACGGCACAGAAGTTCAATATTACGTTTGTTGAAAGCGGTTTTAGAGGAGAATGTTCCCGCGAGGAAGTCGCTCGTCTCCAAGAAATTGCGAAAGAAAAAGGATGCACTTGTACGATTGGTCTTGGTGGCGGTAAAGCGATCGATGCAGCAAAATGTGTGGCAGAAGGTGAAGCATTAATCATCTGTCCAACAATCGCAGCAACGGATGCGCCAACGAGTCACTCAGCTGTGCTTTACACGCCTGAGGGTGCTTTTGATGACTACGCTTATTTCAAACAAAGCCCAAGTGTTGTTCTCGTGGACACAACGGTTATTGCAAACGCACCAACACGTTTCCTTGTATCGGGTATGGGTGACGCGTTGTCTACGTACTTCGAAGCAAGAGCTACAGCGAAATCATACTCTCGTGTGAATGCTAGTTTGCCGATGGGTTCCCGTGAAGGA includes:
- a CDS encoding threonine aldolase family protein, which translates into the protein MKETELTLAEAFDQAEFIIGGHGSRKVKVLQEVLAHVDGEQYSDHYGNGQIIDQFQQQMADVLGKESAVFFPSGTMAQQIALRIWCDRKGIKRVAYHPLSHLEIHEEDGLKELHQIETILLADEDRLIRLEDVEGINEEISCLLLELPQREIGGQLPAYEELEAISAYCRERGIKLHLDGARLFEITPYYQKTPAEICSLFDSVYVSFYKGIGGIAGAILAGDTDVMQESKIWKRRHGGDLIGLYPYILSSQYYFNERIGKMELYYEQAKELASLLNACHGITTLPEVPVSNMFHVHIPLAQAEVEHILASMTQQFGIGLTSYLQQTSEQSCAFELSTGDRYSNVPKDKLRLALEWLDGELRKQVN
- a CDS encoding PocR ligand-binding domain-containing protein yields the protein MIKEYLHINKILDLNKWKRLQDSLATVTKLAILTVDYKGIPVTSHSSCQAFCQNVRKDPELLPYCQKCDSRGGLEAVRLNEPYVYLCHFNIVDIAIPITIDGKYIGAVMAGQVKLADPEKGTDLEQIVTSKNVPMHAAKLKELQDDYDQLPVMTYEEVVKISNMLSLLCNYIVEEALNKNLLVEMFEKASGHQESLNLSTILPGYSIRNIESIKKEMTNAIADAYLKNSPSDTESSSPVLQPAFEYIHSHKSEQVSLKQMADLCHLSPSYFSRLFAKETGENLTTYIARLKIKWAKQLLEVTDMPVSQISDELGFNESGYFIKIFKKFEEITPALYRKYMQEQSVR
- a CDS encoding glycerol dehydrogenase; translated protein: MRKAFISPTKYVQGEDELLNLGYFVKSFGESALLIAHPDDVQRVKAKLDATAQKFNITFVESGFRGECSREEVARLQEIAKEKGCTCTIGLGGGKAIDAAKCVAEGEALIICPTIAATDAPTSHSAVLYTPEGAFDDYAYFKQSPSVVLVDTTVIANAPTRFLVSGMGDALSTYFEARATAKSYSRVNASLPMGSREGYTPSAVGTNAALALAKLCYEMLLTDGVKAKVASDSNVVTQALENIVETNILLSGLGFESGGLAAAHAIHNGLTVLEGTHHFFHGEKVSFGTIAQLVLENAPTEELHEVMDFCLAVGLPVSLADIGVDTISQEELLKVAEIACIPEESIHAMPFPITVPEVAAAIAAADRMGRDYKKARREAK